The following DNA comes from Fretibacterium sp. OH1220_COT-178.
GTAGGCGGCCTTCTTGTACATCTCGACACCGGGGTTCTCGGGGTACATGCCGCTGATGACCGGAATGCCCAACTCCTTGGAGACCGCCTCGCACATGGCGCCGCACGCCGTGCCGTAACGGCCCGCATTGAAGGCCGGGCCGGCCACGAAGGCGTCCGGCTTGTACTTCTTGATCATCTCGATGATCTCGGAGCTCGCCTTCTCCATATTGGAGGCGAAATAGGAGTCTCCGCAGATGACGGTCGCCACAATCTCGGCTTCGGAGCCCAAGGCCGCCTTGAGAGCGGCACCGGGACCGACGATGGCCTCTCGGACCTCAGGTTTGTGGTCGGCCTTTTCCTCACCGCCGATACCCGCGTAGAACTGATTGATGTAATGAACTACACGAAATGCCAATTTTGTCCCACCTTTCTTTGTAAGGTGACAGCAACAATCGCTCGGTATAGGTCAGATCGCGTTTTTGCTGTACTGATCGCGTATGCCTTTGACCGCGGCTGCCAGCGCTTCGGGGTCGAGCACCATCTCCATCATGCTGATCTGCTCTTCCCAAGCGGCGGGATCGCACTCGTCGCGAATAACGGAATCGAAGACGTGATATACAGGGAGTCCCAACGAGACTCCGGCGAGCGGGCCTGCGTAGGTCGGATCACCATTGCTGACGGTCTCGGCGTAGATCTCCGCGCCCTCGGCGTCGGAGGAACCCAAAACCACGATGCAATCGGTGCCGAACTTCTCAGCGGCGTCCTTGACGCGCTGCTGATTCTGCAGGTCCATCGCTCCTGCGGCGGTTCAGACAAAACACTCGGTGGCCGAGAAGATAATTTCGGCACCGCTGTCCTTCAAACATGCCTCCATGGCGGGGCCGGGAACGCCATCGCGCTCGCCGAGAAGCAGGAGCTTCTTGCCAGCCAGTTTGCCCATGTTTGACACCTTCCTTTCGTAAATTTTTTGTTGAAAAATCTCGAGAGAAGCCGGGGCTAAAGCGTATAGGCACCCAGCTTCGTGTAGCCCAGCTCGCTCGTGGCGCCGGTGATGGCCTGAAGCTCCACCGTGATGGTGCCGTCGGCCGCCAGGGAACCCTCCCAGCCGCCCGCGATGACGTTGGCCTCCTCGGCGTAGCCGATGACCTTCTTCATCGGGGGCAGGACGATGACCTCGTTGGCGTTGCCCGCCGTGACGCAGGCGTCGCCCTCGGGGCAGGAGTCGGCCAGGGACTGGCTCGCGCCGTCCTGTCCGGCGTACTCGTCCGTCAGCAGCGCGGTCTTGATGCCCAGGCGCTCCGCCTTCCAGCAGTTCATCACCAGGTCGGCGTCCGGATTCCCGAAGCCCTCCTCGGTGATGACCACGCCGTCGAGGCCCAGCATCCCCGCCAGCTTCGTGGCGTAGCTGGAGCTGCGGCGCTTGTCGGCCAGGGTGACGTTCTCGTTCGTGACGATGCAGGTCACGAAGTTGAAGTCCTTGCCGTGGCGTTTAAGCATATCCGCGATAACGGGGTTGTTCTGGTGGACGTACGTGCTGTTCTTGTCGCAGGCGGAAACGCAGTTGCCCGAAGTGATGGCGCCGTCCATGACCTCAAGCGGCGACAGGAGCGTGGGAAGGATCTTCTTGACGTCGACGCCGTAAAGGTAGGTGTCGTGCAGCAGACCCTGGGTCTGGAGCATGTAGATGTACCCCACCTTGGGCAGTTCGGCATGCGCGCCCATGGCGTCCTTGATGTTGACGTGGTCGTAGGTTTCCACCTTGTCGGCCTTGACGTCGGCGCAGCACTTCGCCAGGTAGGCGGCTGCCTTCAGCCCCGCCATGCGGCAGGCCGTCTCGTAATCGTGCTTGTCCATCTCGGGATCGGACGGCTCGAGTACGAGAACGACGTTGCAGGTCTGGGAGTAGGGCGTGTAGTCCGCGCCGGGGCCGGACATGTCGATGATGCCCTCCTGGAAACGGACGAGCTTGCCCGCCGTAACGACGGCCGCGCCCGAGAGAACGAGGGTCTTGCCCTCGCCGACGCTCTCGACGTCGCTCAGCATGCCCGGGAACACTTGGCCCTTGCCCTCGATCTTCCACCGGGGCTCGATGACGTCCTTGACCGGCATGATGCGGACGCTCTCTCCCGGCATGGCCAGGTCGACGTCCAGGTTCTTGCCCAGGAGCGGGTCCTCCGCGATAAGGGTCAGCAGTTCCTTCTTGTCGACGGTCAGGGTGCCGCCGGCAAAACCGGTCTTATCTCCGAACTTCAACTGTTTGACGCAAAGCTTATGGAGCTCCAACCTCAAAATGGTACTCCCCCTTTCCGAAAAAATAGCCAGCCTAGCCGATCAGTTCCTCGACCTTGGCCGTGATGTTCTCGGCCGTCGCGTCGGCGCCGCCCAGGCGGGCGAACTCCTTGCCGTCCTTCCAGAAGAGGATCGTGGGCAGGCTCATCACCTTGAAGTTGATGGCCACACGCTTGTTCTTCGAGGTGTCCACCTTGCAGAACTTGGCCTTGCCCTCGTACTTTTCGGCGATCTCCATGTACTTGGGCATCAGCGCCATGCAGGGACCGCAGGCGGGGCCCCAGAAATCCATCACCACGGGAAGCGCGCTCTCCTTTACCTCGGCGTCGCAGTTGTCCTTGGTCAACTCGATCATTGCGAATCACCTCCTTTGCTTAAACTGTGTAAGGGAGCGGGGACCAAAACGGCGGATGCGCTCAGAAGGCCGTACCGCTCCAGACTTTCCCTCATCAACTCCCCGTCGATGAAGGCGTAATCCGCACGTCTATGCGTTTCCAGATCCTCGGGAAAGAGCAACCTGCCCTCGCAGCTCTTGTAGACGGCGACGGCGTTCTCGATCATGGACAAAGAATCCAAATCGACGAGTTCTCCTGGGAACTCCCGGATCAGGACGGAACGAAAAGGCTGCTGGTAGGGGCGAAGGTTGCCGCAGAGAGGGTGTGTCAGAAGATGGCTGCCCAAATGAACGGAGTTACGCACGGAAAGGAGCACATCCAATGACGATCCCTTCACGAAACGCCCTTCCCGAACCCTTTGGCACAGCTCCTCGTTGTTGCTGACGAGCACGGTGTTGTTCTTCATCGACTAACCCTCCGGACTTCCTGCGTTCTGTCGCCGCGCCCCTTATCCCGATGGCAGAGAAAAGGAGGGGGCACCCAACGTGTCGAAACGGCTTCAGAGTCCTGTCCGGATACGATCCTTTTGCCTGAGAGTTTCCGTGCCCGAAGCACTTGCCCCTTCGGCGTCCCCTCCGCCCCGTCGGGGCGAATGGGATCTCTCTCATATCCTTCTTTCAGGGTTGCGTTTTTTGTTCGAACTACCGCAAACAAATTATATAGGACTTGCCCGCGCAGTCAAGGCGAAAACGGCGGGCATGGGGTGCTTGGCAAAATATAGGACCTGCCGGAGGTGTATAATCGTCGTGGAAAAGGGACTTGCTTCCGGTTTGCCGCCTTTTGCGGTTCGGAGTCGGGGGAGGGTTGCCGGGGGGCGGCAAACGGCAAAGGGTGCCGGTGATGCTCCTATGGATATTTCCCATATTATAAGGCATAGCGTATAGGTTAGGTCGGGTTGGCCTCGACGCATCCGCTGGGTTCAATCGGTCGGGTTTGCAAGGGCGGTCGTTTGAGGCCGCCTTTTTTCTCTTTGCCGGATGGAGGTCTTCCGGTTATCATAAAAACGTTCTGCGGGAGGTTCTACGAATGCCGCGATAGTTGAACCGAACGCGAGAAATATTCCTGAATTTCCTGAAGCGGAGTGATGGCCTTTTGTGTGGAATCATGGGATACGCGGGAATGCGTCGGGTCGTCGACACCGTCGTCGGGGGGCTGGAATGCCTGGAGTACCGGGGCTACGACTCCGCGGGGGTCGCCGTTGCCGGTCCGGGCGGAGTGGAGATCGTGAAATGCGTCGGCAGCGTGGCCAACTTGAAAGCGAGGCTCGCGCAGGCGCGTCCGATGGGAGGCGTGGGGATCGGGCACACCCGATGGGCGACGCACGGCGGGGTGACCGAGGAAAACGCCCATCCTCATTCCGATCCCGAGAAAAAGGTCGTCCTCGTCCATAACGGGATCGTCGAGAACTTTCACGAGCTTCGTCAGGAGCTGAGCGCTCAGGGCGTGTCCTTCCGTTCCGAGACTGATACCGAGGTCGCAGCCTGCCTCATCGCACGGCTCTACGCTCGGAGCGGGGGAGCCCCTCTGGAGGCGCTGCGCGAGGCCTGCCACCGCTTCAAGGGGGCTTTTGCCTTCGTGGTCCTCTTCGCCGATTTTCCGGATCGCTTCTACTGCGTCCGCAAGGGGCCGCCTCTGGTGCTGGGCGCGGCGGAGGGCGAGGCCTTCTGTGCGTCGGACGTCACGGCCCTGCTGCCCTATACGCGCAGCATACTTTTCATGGAGGACGATCGGATCGCGGAGCTCTCCGCCTCGGGGATCGTCCTTGCCGACTTCCGGGGCAACCCCTTGCCGGCCGAGATGCGTACGGTGGATTGGGATCCGGAGATGGCCTCCAAGGGGATGTATCCGCATTTCATGCTCAAGGAGATCGAGGAGCAGGGCGGCGTGCTGCGCCGTACCCTTGCGGGCCGGTTGTCGGACGGGTCCGTCGACCTGAGCGGGGAGGTTCCTTTGACGGACTCGTTCGTGGGGTCGCTGCGGCGCGTCCAGCTTGTTGCGTGCGGGACCTCCTACTATGCCGCGCTTACGGCTGCAGGGCTCTTCGACCGTTTTACGGGACTGGACCTGCGGGTGGAGACGGCCTCGGAGTACCGCTACGGCTGCGTGCCCTGCGACGGACGGACGCTCTCCGTATTCGTGTCCCAGTCCGGCGAGACGGCCGACACCCTGGCCGCCGCGCGCGGGGCCAAGGCCAACGGAGCGCACTGCCTGGCGGTGACCAACGCTTCGGGGTCCTCCCTGGCCCGGGAGCTCGGGGCGGTGCTGGAGCTTCGGGCCGGTCCGGAGATTGGGGTCGCGGCGACGAAGACCTTCATGGGGCAGCTCGCGGCGCTGACGCTGCTGGCCCTCTGGGTCGGGAAGCGGTGCGGGAGGCTCTCGCCGCAGGACGAGTCGCGGATCGCCGGAGAATTGATGCTTCTGCCCCTCAAATTGGAGGCGCTCATCGCACGAAGGCCTTTGGTCGAGGGGGTCGCCAGGCGTCGCCTAGCGGCCCGCGGTTTCCTCTTCATGGGGCGCGGGGCGTCCTATCCTGTGGCGCTGGAGGGGGCCCTCAAGCTCAAGGAGATCTCCTACGTCCACGCGGAGGCGCACGCCGCCGGGGAGATGAAGCACGGTCCCATCGCGATGCTGGACGAGACGATGCCCGTCGTGGCCCTGCTGCCCCAGGACCGGCTCTTCGAGAAGA
Coding sequences within:
- the glmS gene encoding glutamine--fructose-6-phosphate transaminase (isomerizing); translated protein: MGYAGMRRVVDTVVGGLECLEYRGYDSAGVAVAGPGGVEIVKCVGSVANLKARLAQARPMGGVGIGHTRWATHGGVTEENAHPHSDPEKKVVLVHNGIVENFHELRQELSAQGVSFRSETDTEVAACLIARLYARSGGAPLEALREACHRFKGAFAFVVLFADFPDRFYCVRKGPPLVLGAAEGEAFCASDVTALLPYTRSILFMEDDRIAELSASGIVLADFRGNPLPAEMRTVDWDPEMASKGMYPHFMLKEIEEQGGVLRRTLAGRLSDGSVDLSGEVPLTDSFVGSLRRVQLVACGTSYYAALTAAGLFDRFTGLDLRVETASEYRYGCVPCDGRTLSVFVSQSGETADTLAAARGAKANGAHCLAVTNASGSSLARELGAVLELRAGPEIGVAATKTFMGQLAALTLLALWVGKRCGRLSPQDESRIAGELMLLPLKLEALIARRPLVEGVARRRLAARGFLFMGRGASYPVALEGALKLKEISYVHAEAHAAGEMKHGPIAMLDETMPVVALLPQDRLFEKTLSNVQEARARRAPIIAVATEGDPDVSRFADDCIFVPRTEEELTPFLTVVPLQFFAYCLASLMGREIDRPRNLAKSVTVE
- a CDS encoding thioredoxin family protein; the protein is MIELTKDNCDAEVKESALPVVMDFWGPACGPCMALMPKYMEIAEKYEGKAKFCKVDTSKNKRVAINFKVMSLPTILFWKDGKEFARLGGADATAENITAKVEELIG
- a CDS encoding GrdX family protein codes for the protein MKNNTVLVSNNEELCQRVREGRFVKGSSLDVLLSVRNSVHLGSHLLTHPLCGNLRPYQQPFRSVLIREFPGELVDLDSLSMIENAVAVYKSCEGRLLFPEDLETHRRADYAFIDGELMRESLERYGLLSASAVLVPAPLHSLSKGGDSQ
- a CDS encoding glycine/sarcosine/betaine reductase component B subunit yields the protein MRLELHKLCVKQLKFGDKTGFAGGTLTVDKKELLTLIAEDPLLGKNLDVDLAMPGESVRIMPVKDVIEPRWKIEGKGQVFPGMLSDVESVGEGKTLVLSGAAVVTAGKLVRFQEGIIDMSGPGADYTPYSQTCNVVLVLEPSDPEMDKHDYETACRMAGLKAAAYLAKCCADVKADKVETYDHVNIKDAMGAHAELPKVGYIYMLQTQGLLHDTYLYGVDVKKILPTLLSPLEVMDGAITSGNCVSACDKNSTYVHQNNPVIADMLKRHGKDFNFVTCIVTNENVTLADKRRSSSYATKLAGMLGLDGVVITEEGFGNPDADLVMNCWKAERLGIKTALLTDEYAGQDGASQSLADSCPEGDACVTAGNANEVIVLPPMKKVIGYAEEANVIAGGWEGSLAADGTITVELQAITGATSELGYTKLGAYTL
- the grdA gene encoding glycine/sarcosine/betaine reductase complex selenoprotein A, with the translated sequence MGKLAGKKLLLLGERDGVPGPAMEACLKDSGAEIIFSATECFVUTAAGAMDLQNQQRVKDAAEKFGTDCIVVLGSSDAEGAEIYAETVSNGDPTYAGPLAGVSLGLPVYHVFDSVIRDECDPAAWEEQISMMEMVLDPEALAAAVKGIRDQYSKNAI